The sequence GGGATAAGGGCTTGAGCTGGAAATCCAGGAAGGCGTGGATGTCCAGGGTGCCGGCCCGGTACTGGGCGTAGAAGGCCTGATTGCGCGCCTCGTACACTTCGCGGTCGAGCACGCCCTTGTCGATGAGAAACTGCGCCCACTCGAAATCGCTGTCGCCGGCAAGCAGGGTGTTGTCGAGGTCGAAGAGGGCAAGACGCATGATGGTCATGGGATGGGCGGCCAGTATAGCGTAAAATGCCCTTCCTTCCCCTGCCCGCGCCATGAACATCCCGGATCACCTGCTGCCCGCCGCCTGGTACTTGGTTGCCCATTTCGCTGCTTTGGGTCTCTTGGCCGTGGCCGCGCGGCGCGTGCCCTGGGGGACGCTGCGCACCCCCTGGCGCCTGCATCTTTTGCTCGCCTCGGCGGTGTCGCTGATGGTCTTGTGGAGCATCAAGACCGGCGTCAAACCCGGGCTCGATTTCCATATCCTCGGCGCCACCGTGCTCACCCTCATGTTCGGTTGGCCCCTTGCCCTCCTCGATCTGGCCCTGGTGGTGCTGGGCACCACCCTGGCCGCCGAGTCCATCGCCTGGCAGGCGCTCTCCCTCAACTTCCTGGTCATGGGGGCGGTGCCGGTGGCGGTGAGCCATGCCATTTTCCGCTTCGTGGACCGCCACCTGCCCAACCATTTCATGGTCTATGTCTTCCTCTGCGCCTTCTTCGGCGGTGCGCTGGCCATGGCTGCCACGGGACTTGCGGCCACCGCGGTGATGGCCCTCTCCGCCACCTATTCCCTCGACTACCTCACCAGCCACTACCTGCCCTATTTCATCCTCATGGGCTGGTCGGAAGCCATCCTGAGCGGCATGGCCATCACCCTCATGGCGGTCTATCGGCCGCAGTGGGTCGTAACCTTCGACGACCAGCGCTATCTGCGGAACCGCTGAGGCGCAGGCGCCGACATCCGCCCCAACACGTCGAGCTCCAGCAGGAAGAAGGCGGCAAGCCACAGGGCCGCATCGAGGGCATCGAGCCACTCCCCCTGCCACAGCCAATAGGGGATGAAAAGGAGAAGCGCCCCATAGAGCAGGCCAGCGGCCACCACGAACAGGGGACGCAGGGCCGGCCGGTCAAAGCGCAGTTCCACCTCGAGCAGGATCACCACCCCAATCCACAGCCAGGCCTGCAAGGCATCCGCCCACTCCCCCTCGAGGCCATAGGCAACGGCCGCCCAGAGCACGGCAGCGGTGGCGAGGAAACGCAAAAGGTGCACCGCCGTCACGGAACGCCCGGCGAAGGCCCGGCGGGGCAGGGTTTCCAGAAGGAAGAGGGCGAAGAGCAGAAGCCAGGCGGCGCTGTCGATGAATTCGCTGAGCCTGCCGCGCAAGGCGAAAGCGGCGGTGTCGGCGGTAAGGGCGAGCAGAAAGAAAAGGGCCAACCGCCGCACCCGCCCCCCTCAATGGCGCAGCGGGGCGGCAGGAGTCAATAGCGGCGAGGCGAAAAGCTGCGCCACATCCACCGCGTCGAATTCATAACGCTGGTTGCAGAATTCGCAGGTGACCGTCACCCGCCCCTGTTCGGCAAGAATCTCCGTTACCTCCTCCCGCCCCAGGAGCCGCAGCATGTCGGCGACCTTCGCCCGGGAGCAGGAACAGGCGAAATGGACCGGCTCGGGGTCGAAAAGACGCACATCCTCCTCGTGAAAGAGGCGGCGCAGAATCTCCTGGAACGGGAG comes from Burkholderiales bacterium and encodes:
- a CDS encoding energy-coupling factor ABC transporter permease encodes the protein MNIPDHLLPAAWYLVAHFAALGLLAVAARRVPWGTLRTPWRLHLLLASAVSLMVLWSIKTGVKPGLDFHILGATVLTLMFGWPLALLDLALVVLGTTLAAESIAWQALSLNFLVMGAVPVAVSHAIFRFVDRHLPNHFMVYVFLCAFFGGALAMAATGLAATAVMALSATYSLDYLTSHYLPYFILMGWSEAILSGMAITLMAVYRPQWVVTFDDQRYLRNR